ttacagacattaatagacgacctgcgaagaagaaaagcaggttaaccacaacaataatcctcctgtagcctgaaaaaataaatgaacaaGAGTAagcattcaactcagagagtaaaatatcaattttgaccataatctctatagttatctacagctaatgcaccctgtggagtaaaatgcaacatcgtcataaatttcatacaaatcacatcaaaaaggcaatttggagcactcatacacccgataatgtccaacaatacatatatgggagctgatcccctatacagccctcttaatccaacctctgccagcgaagatctcaagccggactttcgcttaataaaccaaatacggagtcccagtgaagatctcaagccgtgtctaccccgaaggattaGGTCCtaacgaagatctcaagccgtgtctacctgtcctgtccatatccaacactatatcacacgcacgctaacgcacgcacactgctccaaattatcacaaacaaCACCCATGATAatccatcaattaagaatgcaatataaaatgtgtctagtgtttaactacatagttatatacatataagtaatacatgggcatgcttgaacatataataatattgaaattacaattaaaattaacattttactTACAGACTTAACCGCAGTTACTGTGGCAGctgggtggaggaggaaggctgtcccggctcacctgataattttattataattatttaatatattttactcaatacaaactgagaaaagatcaaagatgtcctaagtcgtgttgaaaatccggtagagtctcccctatacctaggacctacccaacctacaaaaggatttaaaatgcacttctatatccacaaaccatacacccacaactcaatcatatcacacggcccctcctgggcctatccaaataatcatcaatcataatatgtaaaattacagtttagtccttataattgacccttttgcaaaaactacccaaataagctctaaaaattctaaaactttgccctgtggtccttagtaatattactaaaccaatgcaaaaagaatcataattttctgagctaccacgaatattttatggatttttaatccaattcaaagaCTAGACAATTAAGAagaagtaaggttcgggtttacctatgccgattccgacctcaAGAAcgagctcgggacgtctgacaatagtggggtagccaaaatctcgacccaattccgatacattttcggcagcctgtCTGTCTAGCCCGAAATTTATAGACCCGAGCAACCGTTGAATTTCCATGAATTAAAGGtacttacacgaagcccacaacacgggagttagtacataatttttacgaaattttctaagctcatttagtgctcggaaaaatactatgcgggacccaccaaaaaacagtgtcgaaaaattttgaaatttatattgtcgtaaagctctcgacgagtagagcgCTCCAATACTCTCGATTTtcttgtggggttcacggtttgctagaaatctagctcaaaagtcaaaatgggctaaaatttcctgaACAAAGATTGGGCAAACCACTCgatagattttggtgttctttctgtctatggaaagctctcgaggtgtagatgagtttTGACATAAGACCCGACTCAAACGGTGGCCGGAtctgccggattttggccgggaagccgAAAAGGCACGTGCATGCAGTTGGGTCTTCTCGTGACGTTTCCGACCACCTGGAGCGTCGGCCGGTGGCGGGGAAGAGGCCTGGAGGTGCGCCAGCGAGCTGGGGAGGGCTGGGTAGTGACTGGCCGGCGAGGGGAGGAGGGAGAAGAGTGAAaacgagagagagaggaagagcgaCGGGGCACGtggaagaggaaagaaaaagaaaatgggccGGTCTGATTCGACCAGTCACATTCGGTCAGGTTCGATTCGGCCGATccaattcaagatacaaaattttaaatttttactctaccttgggactgaaaacgaggcccaaaaattctggaaaaaattctagaaaactcataaaaattcatagagtctaaatatatttttagttttgtcacgtggtctttaaattaattttaaaaaatcatcaaaattttatattttcagaaaatcgaatccgatttctaaaatctgaaaaattttaaataatttcctaaaattcaaataaaataaaatattaatatttacccaccaaataataaatttaaaaatttgggatgttacaagaaatttttttaaaataatatctaaaatttatgaataattttttattgaattattatttaaatatatataatttttttaaaaaataatttactattttttaattatctgaacatttaattaaaaaataatatacaattgataatagtaaaattaagaaattaaaaatttttaaaagaagtagaaaaaatgaattttaaatagtaattatttttttatttgagatACAATTTTagcggtaaaaatttaaaattattgaaataaaatgtTACTATTTAACCTGATAATCTATTTTTTtatgtaataaatataaaaataaagctAACAAATTAGGATATGCCAAATGATAATTTTTAAGTACTCTTATTaagttattattaaaattattagactttaaatataaaaaatatttttaagaataatttttcaaattttatgaataattttattattaaataataatttaaatatatataattttttttaaaaataatttataattttttagcccaaccaaaaattcaactaaaaattaattatttttatggaTATATAATATGACAATAGTTGGtaaaaataagaattttaaaatttttaattgtaaataatatttttttcacgAGATAAGATATTACACAGTAATTTCTAAGTGCtcttattaaatattaaatttttatttaaataaaaataaaattttgtatatatatatatatatatatatttgaaacccAGATGGTCCAATGCATTCGAGCCCACCAAATTTGACTTTGTTTCTagcaggggggggggggggcgcggCGGGGGAGGGGCCGCGGTTTTAGCTAAGGCCGTTTTCCGGTGTTAGTTCGCtactttcctctcttcttctttttctttctttctttcttttttctttttttaaaagaatGCTGCTTTACTTTTGGCAGCTGAATTCCTGATTGTTTTATAGTTATTTAATAAATGAGTTTGACAGTTTATGATAAATTAGGCTTAGACGACAAGAATAAGATGgtaaatgaatttatttttattttttaaataaaaataaatattatttaatttaaattaaataaattaaattaaattattttaatttagtaatttaatttaatttttaaaataaattaatttaattttatattttaagaattttgattatttttatttaatttaatttaaaaaaaattgatcaaattaaattattttattaattttaaaattaatttttttattaaaaatttatgaaatatatgtaattatatatatataaattatttaatatcatttattaatAATtcagattaaataatttaaaaattaaaataaattaaaaaatttattaaaatttaaacacTGATTAATTTAAACTAATCAATTTAAAtcgaattgaattaaaataaacagttaaaatagatttaatttttatttattttaatttaatttaatttttaaatataataattcaattttaattatttgGTTTGAATTAAATAATCAGCCTTATTTACGGAATAGTACCATCACTTGCAGCACAAACGTACGAGAGAACCAGGTAGCAGGGTCCGAATTTATTTTGCCCAGTGGTTGGAAATAAATTTTTCCCACTCGTTTTTCTTtgaaatctggcagaaacagaaAATCACAAGACATTTCAGAGCTTCTTCGCTTAAATTTCTCTTGCTTTTTTTCTTACTCCGCATGCAATAGTTTCCCCTTTTTATACGACTTTACATTTCCGAGCTTCTACTTGCGCCAAATCAACCAtaattcctcttcttcttcttcttcttcttccctactGCCTAGTTTCAGCTTGAAAGTTGAAACCCCTTTTTCTTGCTGAGCAACGCCTTTAATTTAACCTTGGACGCCATAGTTGGTTGTAGTGCTGATCTCAATCTACCTTGACGCTCGTCTCTTTTTtggttccatatatatatatatatatatatatatatatatccaagaaCATGTCTCAGACAAAACCTGGTTATTATGATGATCGTGACTGTGATGGTGATGGAATTTCTCTTGGTGCCACCTTACTCTTCACCGGCACCGGCgccggcaccaccaccacctctttTTCTGGAAAATATGCTCGTTTCTGGCGTCGATCCAGGCTTGTTGTTGGCATTTTCATTTCTCTCAAGAAAAAGCCTCTTGATCATCAATCACCGGTGCCGTCACCTTCATCCTCAATTCCTTATGTCCCACCACTGCCTCCTCTCTCCTCTGACCAGCTTCCTAGAACATCCTCTAGTCAGTCTCGACATACCATTGACATCCATTCTGATAATGAAGAGGGAGAGGTAGATGATGAACAGTTACTTCGAGAATCTATCGCTCGAATTGTGAAGGAAAAAGACTTGGAGTCACTGAAACAATTTGGTGGCGTTAAAAGAATTGCTTCAATTCTTACTTCGAATTCAGAGGCTGGAATCCATGGAGGGCAATTACACGAAACTAACCCAGTTTGGGGAAAGATCTTCATCTACAATTTCCTGAAAGCTTGCTACAGCTACACTATTTTTATGCTCTTGATTTCTGCTGTGTTGTCATTTGTTATTGAGATAACGGAGCAAGGACCTCAATATGGGTGGCACGACGGGGTTGCAATACTTATTGCTGTGTTCCTACTTGTCACTTTCACCTCAGGTGGTAACTTTCTCCGTGAAAGAAAGCTACAGAAGCtatggaagaagaagaaccaaCAGCAAATTGAGGTTGTAAATGTAACAAATGGGGAAAGCAAGTTCATCACTGTATCTGATCTTGCGATGGGTGATTTAGTGCCTTTGAAGAAGGGAGATACAGTTCTAGCTGATGGTTTGTTTGTCGATGGTGAGGCCTTGGTTGTGGATGAGGTGATGAATTCCAAAGTTGATTGTGAAACaaacccttttctcttttctggaTGGAGGGTAATCGAAGGGCATGGGAGCATGCTTGTGATAACGGTGGGTGCTAATACAACGTCAGGTCAGATGATGGGTTCAGAGTTCTGGGCTCCCAAAGAGAAGACATTTTTAAAAGATCAAATTGAGAAACCCATCTCATATATAGAAAATCTCGCTCTTTTTGTCTCTATAATAATTGCTTTTGTAATTTTAGTCAGACTGTTATGCAGGGGACAACACGAAAATGATGACATTTTACCTGAACTGAAGGGAAATTCCTCATTAGATGTGCTAATGAAGATCTTTGAGAGTATTTTCATTAGGCCTAGGGGAAGGGTTCGCATTCTGACTGGTGTTCTTACAGCAATAGTAATAGGAATCCAACAGGGAATGCCTTTTGTAATTACAGTCTCCCTTTCATTCTGGGATGAGAAGGTGGAATTGTATCAGGTTAAGCCTCAGAATTTATCGGCTTGTGCCACCATGGGCCTTGCTACTGTCATCTGCATCGACGCAACAGGTGGCCTAATGTGTAACCAGATGGAGGTTGATAGATTTTTCATTGGCGAAGAAGATATGAAAAATGATGTACAGTCTGAGACTGGCCAAGTTGTTCTTGAATCTCTTCGCCAAGGCATTGCTGTATCCATTGTTCCTGAGATTTTTGTAACCCCGACAAGTCATTCGATTGCTACTTGGGCAAAGTCCAGGTGGGATATAAATGTGGAGTCGTTAGGCCAATGCTCCTCTGTTCTTGAACATGTAAGATTGGGATCTAACAACAACATTAGTAGGGATGTGATAAAGAAAATTGGAGATAATGAGGAAATCCAGCATTTGCACTTGAACGGAGATGCATCAACTGTATTGAGCTTTTGTTCTCATTACTATGATAACATGGGGGAAATTCGTGATGTAGAAAATTTGAGAGTACATTTTAAGCAAATGATTGAACAAATGGAGAATAATGGTCTTACAGTTGTTGCATTTGCTTGTAAACAAATAGAGACTCCAGAATTTAGTGAAGTGGGGTCGCGCTTGCTGGCAATAGCGGGCCTCAAATACTCTTGGCATGAAATAGTACAAGTTCTTCAGAATGATGGAGTGAGCATCAAATTGGTATCAAAGGATAAGCTCTCAGCAGTAAGAGAAATAGCTCACAAGCGTGGTATCCTTCCAGCACCTGGCTCAAATGATGTGCAGCTTGAAGGTGAACAAATTCGAGACCCAACAGACCATGAAAGAATCAAGAAGATAGAAGAGGCCACTGTAATGGGAAGTTGCCTATCCGAGGACATGCTGCTTGTAGTTCAGAGTTTGCAAGAAGGGGGCCATGTGGTTGCATTCTTAGGAGGGTTAACAAGTAGTGAAGCTCCAACTTTAAAAAAAGCTGATATAGGGATCACGAAGGGTAGTCAATGCACAGAATTAGCCAGAGAGAGCTGTGACATTGTTATTTCAGATGATCGTTCAATACCTGAGGTTCTGAAATTGGGTAGATGTGcttactacaatattcaaaagTTTATTCAACTCCAGCTAACCACTTGCATTTCTGGGTCACTGATAAACCTTGTTGCTGCATTTTCTTTTTGGGAATCTCCAATAACAGCAATCCAGTTGATTTGGTTGAGTTCCATCATTTGTCTATTGGGAGGTCTAATGATGTTAATGGAGTTGAGAAGTCATGAGCTGATGGCTAATCCACCAGCTAAGAGAACCAAGCCACTGATAACCAAAGGCATATGGATAGTAACAGCAAGTCAAGTCTTGTCCCAAACTTCTATTTTGCTTAACTTGCATTTAGTTGGGAAAGCTATACATAGCATGGATGAAGAAGTTTGGAAGTCACTGGTTTTCAATGGCTTTGTGCTGTGCCAGATATTCAATCTGTTGAAAGCTATGGGAATTCTGAGGAAAGAAACATTAAAAGCTCTCCTTCACCACCGCTGGTTTGTGCCGGCTTTGGGGGCAGTGATGATTCTGCAGGTGCTCATCGTTGAGTATGCAGGAAGTCTAGCCGGTTGCGAGAGGTTGAATGTGGTGCATTGGGCTATAAGTTTCATTATTGCTCCACTTTCGTGGGGTTTTGGAAGTGCTTTGGAATTTGTTTCAACCTCCATTTCAAAAGGGTTTGTCAGATCAGATGGTTCTCATCCTGGGTTCTCGAGGGGGTGGCCTCTGTCACCTTCATTGGTGAGCATTTCACTTTCCATATGTTTATATTCTCTATCCTATTATTTTTACCCGGATAATGCCCAGGCCTTTCGTCGCCTATAGAGATTGGCTTTATCCAACTGTAAATACAATAAGCCTCTTGTGCATTTGCACCAAATAATTTGTTTAGCCTGTAACTCTTACTTATTTGGGAATTAATGTTTGATCATTTTTACACAGAGTCAATAAACAAATGCTCATATTTATACCATACTTAGAGCCAGTTGATGCTCTCAAGTAGAAATGCAGTTTGTTGGCATGTAACTATTCCTTCCATGATAGAGCCCATGAATCAAAGGGGGTCTTGTTataataaatcaaatcaaatgtTATCACCCCAAAAAATCACTGAAACTTATCTTCACTCATTTCAAATGATTTGAACTACAAGTTTGAGTTCATCCTTTATCAAGAACAGCAGTTTGAACTCTTTTCTCTGTACAGTAATTTATGATCTTTAATTTATTATAGCAGAATATTGTAGTAGAAAGAAAGTATATACGCGTGAATTCTTTATACTATTAGTAAGTGCAAGAAAAATACGAAGGAATATGGTGAAAGGGATGGATTGATAGTAACAATGACATAACATTTACAAACCAAGCAATAAACCAAATtgttgagagagagagacagaagcTAGTTAAAGGGGAACTAcccattttaaaatttattttaggaaaaactattatttagtctatgtattttaatgaaattaattatttgatttttatattttgaaaaatataccaTTTAGTTTATATTTTACTTCGTTAAACTATTTAGTCCCTCTGTCAAATTTTTCATTAGTCAATGCTaatcaaactactatttagtacttttattttaagaaaactaaTTAGTTCATCTATGTATTTTGAAAAACACTACTATTTAGTTTCTCTACTTTATTGGAACTAATTAGTTGgtcattatattttgaaaaacacaatatgttgaaaaatatattcttgaattaaaaaagaaatttggCTATGTGAAACTAAatctgaatatatatatatatatatatatatatatatatatatatatatatatatatatatatatatatatatattaaattattcaaGTATTTCATTCAATTTCTTGGATATCTTTTTTGTGATTTGTCTACTGGGAAATAATTTTCCCAGATTACTAAAAATCTAGGGAAACTGATTAACCTTTTTTGTTGAAAGTAAAGAGAGCATGAAGGGAGGAGTGTGAGTGCAAAGAAGAGAGAAATAAGAAAGAGTAGAAGATAAATAAGGGGGAGATGATTAGGTtagtttaggtataaaaaattattatgaaactaaataattaacAGAAATAAATTACAGGATTAAATACTttgttttttcaaaatataggagaccaactaattaattttactaaaatagagactaaatagtaatttgacTGATATTGACTAACGGAAAAATTTATGGATGGACTAAACAATTTAACTAAagcaaaatacaaaaataaatagcaaatttttcaaaatacataGATCAAGTAATTAATTTCGTTAAAATGcaagaactaaataataatttactctttattttata
This sequence is a window from Hevea brasiliensis isolate MT/VB/25A 57/8 chromosome 10, ASM3005281v1, whole genome shotgun sequence. Protein-coding genes within it:
- the LOC110661390 gene encoding calcium-transporting ATPase 12, plasma membrane-type-like, whose amino-acid sequence is MSQTKPGYYDDRDCDGDGISLGATLLFTGTGAGTTTTSFSGKYARFWRRSRLVVGIFISLKKKPLDHQSPVPSPSSSIPYVPPLPPLSSDQLPRTSSSQSRHTIDIHSDNEEGEVDDEQLLRESIARIVKEKDLESLKQFGGVKRIASILTSNSEAGIHGGQLHETNPVWGKIFIYNFLKACYSYTIFMLLISAVLSFVIEITEQGPQYGWHDGVAILIAVFLLVTFTSGGNFLRERKLQKLWKKKNQQQIEVVNVTNGESKFITVSDLAMGDLVPLKKGDTVLADGLFVDGEALVVDEVMNSKVDCETNPFLFSGWRVIEGHGSMLVITVGANTTSGQMMGSEFWAPKEKTFLKDQIEKPISYIENLALFVSIIIAFVILVRLLCRGQHENDDILPELKGNSSLDVLMKIFESIFIRPRGRVRILTGVLTAIVIGIQQGMPFVITVSLSFWDEKVELYQVKPQNLSACATMGLATVICIDATGGLMCNQMEVDRFFIGEEDMKNDVQSETGQVVLESLRQGIAVSIVPEIFVTPTSHSIATWAKSRWDINVESLGQCSSVLEHVRLGSNNNISRDVIKKIGDNEEIQHLHLNGDASTVLSFCSHYYDNMGEIRDVENLRVHFKQMIEQMENNGLTVVAFACKQIETPEFSEVGSRLLAIAGLKYSWHEIVQVLQNDGVSIKLVSKDKLSAVREIAHKRGILPAPGSNDVQLEGEQIRDPTDHERIKKIEEATVMGSCLSEDMLLVVQSLQEGGHVVAFLGGLTSSEAPTLKKADIGITKGSQCTELARESCDIVISDDRSIPEVLKLGRCAYYNIQKFIQLQLTTCISGSLINLVAAFSFWESPITAIQLIWLSSIICLLGGLMMLMELRSHELMANPPAKRTKPLITKGIWIVTASQVLSQTSILLNLHLVGKAIHSMDEEVWKSLVFNGFVLCQIFNLLKAMGILRKETLKALLHHRWFVPALGAVMILQVLIVEYAGSLAGCERLNVVHWAISFIIAPLSWGFGSALEFVSTSISKGFVRSDGSHPGFSRGWPLSPSLVSISLSICLYSLSYYFYPDNAQAFRRL